Proteins encoded within one genomic window of Phototrophicus methaneseepsis:
- a CDS encoding carbohydrate ABC transporter permease has translation MASTQTTQGGEQSPPYGHDTDTNERSRRRALAANLTAYSFLAPAGILVVLFFFIPMILVVLMSMTNLATDNFTTNIAEWQFVGLRQYQTLANDPFASKVFFNTIFYVLCTLSIFNISMALVVSLLTAHIPRKAGFFFRAMWMLPRITSSVIYIMMWERIVADVPFGILNWFNTLAGQAPVDYSSDHTWVLVILVNGFVGVSFGMIIFTSAIESIPKDIMNASLVDGSTIMQRIRYVILPSLRWPLLFVITYQTLSLLTSFEQILLLTNGGPSNRTEVWALAAYHRALSNYFGNTQWGYGAAFSVVLVVIGVALAFIYMRVFRFNELVSEPKIEVL, from the coding sequence ATGGCATCAACACAAACAACCCAGGGGGGAGAGCAATCTCCCCCCTATGGGCATGATACCGACACCAACGAACGAAGCCGCCGCCGTGCCCTCGCCGCTAACCTGACAGCCTACAGCTTTCTGGCTCCGGCGGGCATCCTGGTGGTTCTGTTTTTCTTCATCCCGATGATATTGGTCGTGCTCATGAGTATGACCAACCTGGCGACGGATAACTTCACCACGAACATCGCAGAATGGCAGTTCGTCGGCCTCCGCCAGTATCAGACGCTCGCCAATGATCCTTTCGCGTCGAAAGTGTTCTTCAACACGATCTTTTACGTGCTGTGCACACTGTCGATCTTCAATATTTCTATGGCGCTGGTCGTCTCGCTGCTGACAGCCCACATTCCACGTAAAGCTGGCTTTTTCTTCCGCGCGATGTGGATGCTGCCGCGTATCACCAGTTCTGTGATCTATATCATGATGTGGGAGCGTATCGTCGCGGATGTACCTTTTGGCATCTTAAACTGGTTTAATACGCTCGCAGGGCAAGCCCCTGTTGATTACAGCAGCGACCATACCTGGGTGCTTGTCATCCTGGTAAATGGCTTCGTCGGCGTCTCTTTTGGCATGATTATTTTTACATCAGCGATTGAGTCGATCCCCAAAGATATTATGAATGCCTCTCTGGTAGACGGCTCAACGATCATGCAGCGCATCCGTTATGTGATCTTGCCATCGCTGCGCTGGCCCTTATTATTCGTCATCACCTATCAGACGCTCTCGCTGCTAACCTCCTTCGAGCAGATTTTGCTCTTAACGAATGGCGGCCCTAGCAACCGGACAGAAGTCTGGGCCCTGGCGGCTTATCATCGTGCATTGTCAAACTATTTCGGCAATACGCAGTGGGGCTATGGGGCGGCCTTCTCGGTCGTGCTGGTGGTGATCGGCGTGGCGCTGGCGTTCATCTATATGCGGGTCTTCCGCTTCAACGAATTGGTTTCAGAACCCAAGATCGAGGTTCTGTGA
- a CDS encoding sugar ABC transporter substrate-binding protein: MKKISLLTLVMLALTAVMVSAQDTVDITVRCIANVEGGEGWRCDNFAEVEEEVEAEMGVDINLTLIQDNKSWGDYKQEFVLASEAGEAPDIILSGHEDIGAWAPAGFIIPLDDMIAEHPEFEDVVENLWVSQTWNGQVWGVPQDAEARPIFYSKLLLSDLGWSQEEIDSLPERVAAGEFTFADMLDTAEQAVNEGVVEAGKGYYHRPSNGFDWLTYYYGMGGEVIDEEGNVVFDTDAALATYELIASFVARGVTREDMIGMEGPAIYTEVAPGETVLFDQGGIWHLADWARNYVADLGGAEYLQENIGFMLFPAMSSGEALTLTHPLSYMISSQSENPEVAMALLAAVTTPEANNRHALDSFHLGILKSQIESEEYQADPFLSGAHYMLDYTTSAPNNPGWNAWSNAYWTGITAAHSGEATPQEAVDLAVAQLQNELPDVIIR; this comes from the coding sequence GTGAAGAAAATTAGTCTGTTAACACTTGTTATGTTGGCACTGACAGCCGTTATGGTGAGTGCTCAAGATACCGTCGATATCACGGTGCGTTGTATCGCCAATGTTGAAGGTGGCGAAGGCTGGCGTTGTGATAACTTCGCCGAAGTTGAAGAAGAAGTCGAAGCCGAGATGGGTGTGGATATCAATCTGACGCTCATCCAGGACAACAAAAGCTGGGGCGATTACAAGCAGGAATTCGTGCTGGCCTCAGAAGCTGGCGAAGCCCCGGACATCATCCTTTCCGGCCATGAAGACATCGGCGCATGGGCACCGGCTGGCTTCATCATTCCGCTGGATGACATGATTGCTGAACATCCTGAATTTGAAGACGTTGTCGAAAATCTGTGGGTTTCACAAACATGGAACGGGCAAGTCTGGGGTGTGCCGCAGGATGCAGAAGCACGCCCGATCTTCTACAGCAAGCTGCTGCTGAGCGACCTCGGCTGGAGCCAGGAAGAAATCGACAGCCTGCCGGAACGCGTTGCGGCTGGTGAATTCACATTCGCAGATATGCTGGATACCGCTGAACAGGCCGTCAATGAAGGCGTCGTAGAAGCCGGCAAAGGCTACTATCATCGTCCGTCCAACGGCTTCGACTGGCTGACCTACTACTATGGTATGGGTGGCGAAGTCATTGATGAAGAAGGCAACGTCGTCTTTGATACAGACGCAGCCCTGGCAACCTATGAATTGATCGCCAGTTTCGTCGCACGCGGTGTGACGCGTGAAGATATGATCGGCATGGAAGGCCCCGCCATCTATACAGAAGTCGCCCCTGGCGAGACCGTCCTCTTCGATCAAGGTGGTATCTGGCATCTGGCCGACTGGGCGCGTAACTACGTTGCAGACCTCGGCGGCGCGGAATACCTGCAAGAAAATATCGGCTTCATGCTCTTCCCGGCTATGAGCAGCGGCGAAGCCCTGACCCTGACCCACCCGCTGAGCTATATGATCAGCAGCCAGAGCGAAAACCCGGAAGTGGCTATGGCGCTCCTCGCTGCCGTGACCACGCCAGAAGCCAACAACCGCCACGCGCTGGATAGCTTCCACCTGGGTATCCTCAAGAGTCAGATCGAATCAGAAGAATATCAGGCTGATCCTTTCCTGAGCGGCGCGCACTATATGCTGGATTACACCACCTCCGCACCGAATAACCCGGGCTGGAATGCGTGGTCCAATGCATACTGGACGGGTATCACTGCCGCACATTCCGGCGAAGCTACCCCGCAAGAAGCCGTTGACTTGGCTGTCGCACAGCTCCAGAACGAGCTGCCTGATGTGATCATCCGCTAA
- a CDS encoding PA14 domain-containing protein: protein MYRHRRSIFILITTLLTAALFGTTALAQDGIVWQGRYYNNANLNGSPAYTRTDNGINFNWGEGAPNGLNADNFSVQWVTQSYIEAGNYVFSLRADDYARVVVDGNTIIDTFETGELDEDVEAELSLTADVHTIRVDYQELFGPAFISLNWTQTGIVPSQPDLTVGNWTATYYDNASLRGNPVVSVTESAPMHFWGSSAPYLGVPADNFSARWTLPVADPGTYEVSVVADDGVRVYIDNTLLIDEWHTATGQTYTETFTVDAEAVRRLTVEYYEAVGNASIDFNLTHFDDVGTGNWSVQYYDNTRLSGSPIYSTSISSPTSNWGSGSPAASVPANNFSARFASTAYLDAGVHRFQVQADDGVRVIVDGTIVIDEYHASSGEVYQGDITLDAGFHNIVVDYYEAGGLAFLNYNRFLVDGGGIVSPVVTTATITAPSLNVRNAPSTLNGDVIRRVSVGETYGVVGRTVDSTWWQINLGDNTTGWVFGRFVDVANPSSVPATDQDTRPDLQPTGYAVVAETNVNVRAQAAQGSALLAVMNTGDTAQILARNASATWWLVSYQGVTGWVAAGLVSELSGIDLTQIPIE, encoded by the coding sequence ATGTATCGACATCGAAGGTCGATATTTATCTTGATAACAACCTTATTGACCGCTGCCCTCTTTGGGACGACAGCCCTAGCGCAGGATGGCATCGTGTGGCAGGGACGTTACTATAATAATGCCAATCTAAATGGCTCCCCTGCTTATACGCGCACAGATAACGGCATTAACTTCAATTGGGGCGAAGGCGCGCCCAATGGCCTCAACGCCGATAACTTCTCTGTGCAGTGGGTCACACAGTCTTACATTGAAGCGGGGAATTATGTTTTCTCGCTGCGTGCCGATGACTATGCACGCGTGGTCGTTGATGGCAATACTATCATTGACACGTTTGAGACGGGCGAACTTGACGAAGACGTCGAAGCTGAGCTTTCTCTAACAGCCGATGTGCATACGATTCGTGTTGACTATCAGGAATTGTTTGGTCCTGCGTTTATCTCGTTGAACTGGACGCAAACCGGGATTGTGCCCTCACAGCCTGATCTGACGGTCGGCAATTGGACGGCTACCTACTATGACAATGCCTCCTTGCGGGGGAACCCTGTCGTCAGCGTGACGGAATCCGCTCCGATGCATTTTTGGGGCAGCAGTGCACCTTATTTAGGTGTGCCTGCGGATAACTTCAGTGCGCGCTGGACGCTCCCTGTTGCAGACCCTGGGACGTATGAAGTGAGCGTTGTCGCTGATGATGGTGTGCGTGTCTATATTGATAACACCCTGCTCATTGATGAATGGCATACAGCGACAGGCCAAACATACACCGAGACGTTTACTGTCGATGCTGAAGCGGTCCGCCGCCTAACGGTTGAATACTATGAAGCTGTGGGCAATGCATCGATTGATTTCAACCTCACACATTTTGATGATGTGGGGACGGGGAATTGGTCCGTGCAGTATTATGACAATACGCGCCTGAGCGGCTCGCCTATTTACAGCACTTCAATCAGTTCACCGACGAGTAACTGGGGTTCAGGGTCCCCGGCGGCCAGCGTGCCAGCGAATAACTTCAGCGCGCGTTTTGCCTCAACAGCGTATCTGGACGCAGGCGTGCATCGCTTCCAGGTCCAGGCCGATGACGGTGTTCGCGTGATTGTTGATGGCACGATCGTCATTGATGAATATCATGCTTCGTCGGGTGAGGTCTACCAGGGTGATATCACGCTGGATGCAGGCTTCCACAACATCGTCGTGGATTACTACGAAGCGGGTGGTCTTGCTTTCTTGAATTACAATCGCTTCCTTGTTGATGGGGGCGGCATTGTTTCGCCTGTTGTCACCACAGCGACGATTACTGCACCAAGCCTGAACGTCAGGAATGCACCCAGTACGCTCAATGGTGATGTGATCCGCCGTGTTTCTGTCGGTGAGACGTATGGTGTGGTTGGTCGTACTGTCGATAGTACCTGGTGGCAGATCAACCTGGGCGATAACACAACGGGTTGGGTCTTTGGCCGCTTCGTGGATGTCGCTAATCCATCGAGCGTCCCTGCAACGGACCAGGACACACGCCCTGATTTACAACCGACGGGGTATGCTGTCGTTGCAGAGACGAACGTCAATGTTCGTGCCCAGGCGGCCCAGGGTTCTGCTTTACTGGCTGTGATGAACACGGGCGATACAGCCCAAATCCTGGCGCGCAACGCCAGCGCGACCTGGTGGCTCGTCAGTTACCAGGGTGTGACAGGTTGGGTCGCTGCGGGGCTGGTATCGGAGCTTTCCGGTATTGATCTGACGCAGATACCCATTGAGTAA
- the tal gene encoding transaldolase, giving the protein MTKLQDLADLGQAIWLDYLRRDMFDSGELDNWIDQGLRGMTSNPSIFEAAIAKSDLYDEQINALARGNNDPVTIYEALAVEDIQNAADHLKRVYDETNGLDGYVSLEANPHLAYDTQGTINEVKDLHERVNRLNVMYKIPATPEGIEAVRSLISDGINVNITLMFSLDHYNRVATAYIDGLKAFKDKGGDLSKVASVASFFVSRVDVILEPMLEEVGADELKGKIAIANTKQVYKRFQEIFSGDTWEELAAAGAHVQRPLWASTSTKSPDMPDTIYVDTLIGPDTVNTMPTSTLEAFIDHGTVARTVDENYEEAEEQLRKLTDYGINLLEVGEQLQREGVDKFIKPFDELLATIQKQVQPSI; this is encoded by the coding sequence ATGACGAAGTTACAGGACTTAGCGGACCTTGGGCAAGCAATCTGGTTAGATTACCTACGCCGCGATATGTTTGATTCCGGTGAGTTGGATAACTGGATTGACCAGGGGTTACGCGGTATGACATCAAACCCCAGTATTTTCGAAGCTGCCATCGCCAAGAGTGACCTGTATGACGAACAGATCAACGCCCTGGCGCGGGGCAATAACGACCCGGTGACCATTTATGAGGCCCTGGCGGTGGAAGACATCCAGAATGCGGCAGATCACCTCAAGCGCGTCTATGACGAAACCAATGGCCTGGATGGCTACGTTAGCCTGGAGGCAAACCCGCACCTCGCCTATGACACCCAGGGCACGATTAACGAAGTCAAGGATTTACACGAGCGCGTTAATCGCCTCAATGTGATGTACAAAATCCCTGCAACGCCGGAAGGCATCGAAGCTGTACGCAGCCTGATTTCTGACGGGATCAATGTCAATATCACGCTGATGTTCTCGCTCGATCATTACAACAGGGTCGCTACAGCCTATATCGACGGCCTGAAAGCATTTAAGGACAAAGGCGGCGATCTTTCGAAGGTGGCTTCTGTGGCTTCATTCTTCGTCAGCCGCGTGGATGTGATTTTAGAGCCGATGCTTGAAGAAGTTGGCGCAGATGAGCTCAAGGGCAAAATCGCCATTGCCAATACCAAGCAGGTTTATAAGCGCTTCCAGGAAATCTTCAGCGGCGACACATGGGAAGAATTGGCAGCCGCCGGTGCCCACGTCCAGCGCCCGCTGTGGGCCAGCACCAGCACCAAAAGCCCGGACATGCCAGATACCATTTACGTGGATACATTGATTGGCCCGGATACCGTCAACACCATGCCGACAAGCACCCTGGAAGCCTTCATTGACCATGGCACCGTCGCCCGCACAGTGGACGAGAATTACGAAGAAGCCGAAGAACAGCTTCGTAAGCTCACAGATTATGGCATTAATTTGCTAGAAGTGGGTGAGCAGCTCCAGCGCGAAGGCGTCGACAAGTTCATCAAGCCGTTTGATGAATTGCTCGCCACGATTCAGAAGCAAGTGCAGCCCTCGATCTAA
- a CDS encoding ROK family protein, with the protein MQTHTSIIKSLSNTPMSLADLLNKTEVSLPTLRKAVQELTEKNWVQVVGQAETTGGRPAMLFGLDNHFYAIIGVHLQLPGMRLIVADLNGDVLQEQAIIQEEVPTPNQVIDIIVETIALLRREHPERELLGIGIAAPGYTDPVSGDIISVGRVEGWRNFPICSRLQAAVGLPTKITNDVDAMAIAEIRSANRPIDKNLIYLGLDEGIKASIVLNGSIYTGPFGNVGIISTRLLAVHDYLPPEIVNSSLTIHNINKLFDGEISQLSQADQRAYASILEETNPRQRVERIFAEQDLPVCVTVLGIVNRVIGIVAANLIHLIQPDTLVLGGVLSTMPANSYRKLEAEIRQYLPSLISNYLLIQPAFLSSPNAAAIGATHQFLQGLLVDMNKYGFDIGV; encoded by the coding sequence ATGCAGACACATACATCGATCATCAAATCACTCTCGAATACGCCCATGTCGCTGGCGGACCTGCTGAACAAAACAGAGGTTAGCCTGCCGACGCTCAGGAAAGCTGTACAGGAGCTAACTGAGAAGAACTGGGTGCAGGTTGTCGGCCAGGCAGAAACCACAGGCGGACGCCCTGCAATGCTCTTTGGCCTTGATAACCATTTCTACGCGATCATTGGCGTGCATCTCCAGCTACCGGGGATGCGCCTCATCGTGGCAGACCTCAATGGGGACGTGCTGCAAGAGCAAGCTATCATCCAGGAAGAAGTGCCCACCCCCAACCAGGTTATCGACATCATCGTAGAGACGATTGCACTGCTGCGCCGGGAACACCCGGAACGCGAACTGCTGGGGATTGGCATTGCTGCCCCTGGCTATACGGACCCCGTATCTGGCGACATCATTTCCGTCGGGCGCGTAGAAGGGTGGCGCAACTTCCCGATATGCAGCCGCTTACAAGCCGCCGTCGGCCTGCCAACGAAGATCACAAACGATGTCGATGCCATGGCAATCGCGGAGATACGCTCAGCCAACCGCCCTATTGATAAGAACCTCATCTATCTGGGCCTGGATGAAGGCATTAAGGCCAGCATCGTCTTGAATGGCAGCATCTATACAGGGCCGTTTGGCAATGTCGGGATTATTTCGACCAGGTTGCTGGCTGTACACGATTATCTACCGCCGGAAATCGTCAATAGCAGCCTGACGATCCATAACATCAATAAGTTATTCGATGGTGAAATCAGCCAGCTCAGCCAAGCTGACCAGCGCGCCTATGCCTCTATTCTGGAAGAAACGAATCCGCGGCAGCGGGTGGAACGTATCTTTGCGGAGCAGGACCTGCCCGTTTGTGTGACGGTGCTGGGTATTGTGAACCGCGTCATCGGCATCGTTGCCGCCAACCTAATCCACCTCATCCAACCCGATACACTCGTGCTTGGCGGCGTACTCAGCACCATGCCCGCCAACAGCTACCGCAAGCTAGAAGCAGAAATTCGCCAGTATTTACCATCGCTCATCTCAAATTACCTGCTGATACAGCCGGCATTTCTCTCCTCGCCAAATGCGGCAGCCATCGGCGCAACGCACCAATTTTTGCAGGGGCTACTGGTTGATATGAACAAGTACGGCTTTGACATTGGCGTCTAA
- a CDS encoding DUF3604 domain-containing protein has protein sequence MTAQSRPVAYQAFGLFYGDIHNHCNMSYGHGPLEDALRNARLQLDFVSVTIHAAWPDLPTDDPELGYLVDYHKEGFQKALNNWSRYQEITEANNEEGQFVTFPSFEWHSMKYGDHCIYYKDTHSGHIIDAPDLESLRDSLRQLDVASFAIPHHIGYKAGYRGINWDAFTDEISPVVEIFSFHGSSESSTGPYPYLHSMGPRNYRSTAQYGWSADNLFGVIGSTDHHNAHPGAYGYGRLAVWADALTRDGIWDAIRNRRTYALTGDRIDLAFALNDHMMGDVAPAADERTIQVNVVGGDSIDYVEVLRNNEIIHRQDVFPQSQTTGRYKVCIEMGWGERDTYTDWDVTLSVAEGQIISVEPRFRGIGPTEQDAEGPFAFSEWAQQTPETVCLKTRTWKNESLHTANTESICLEIEGSSETHITAQVNGVPYQLSLADLMQGAQTFYFGGFVSPSICFHRAIPQSEYSTQFELNDVHKDAPGRDWYTVRVRQRNNQWAWSSPIWVEPAQ, from the coding sequence ATGACAGCACAATCCCGACCGGTGGCGTATCAAGCCTTTGGCTTATTTTATGGTGATATCCATAACCATTGTAATATGAGCTACGGTCACGGCCCCCTTGAGGATGCTTTGAGAAATGCCCGCCTGCAACTGGATTTCGTCAGTGTGACGATCCATGCGGCGTGGCCGGACCTCCCCACAGATGATCCAGAGTTGGGATACCTGGTAGATTATCATAAAGAGGGCTTCCAGAAAGCGCTGAACAACTGGTCCCGCTACCAGGAAATCACCGAAGCGAACAACGAAGAAGGTCAGTTCGTCACGTTTCCCAGCTTTGAGTGGCATTCTATGAAATACGGCGACCACTGCATCTACTATAAAGATACTCACAGCGGCCATATCATCGACGCGCCCGATCTGGAATCCCTGCGCGACTCACTGCGCCAACTGGACGTAGCCTCTTTCGCTATCCCACACCATATTGGTTACAAAGCGGGTTATCGGGGTATCAATTGGGACGCCTTCACGGATGAGATTTCCCCTGTTGTTGAGATTTTTTCGTTTCATGGCTCGTCGGAGAGCAGCACAGGGCCTTATCCGTATCTTCATTCAATGGGGCCTCGCAACTATCGCAGCACAGCTCAATACGGTTGGTCAGCGGATAACCTTTTTGGCGTCATCGGCTCTACCGATCACCACAATGCCCATCCGGGTGCTTATGGTTATGGGCGGCTTGCCGTCTGGGCCGATGCCCTGACGCGCGATGGCATCTGGGATGCGATCCGCAATCGCCGCACCTATGCCCTGACAGGTGATCGTATCGACCTGGCCTTTGCCCTTAATGATCATATGATGGGCGATGTGGCCCCCGCAGCCGATGAACGTACCATCCAGGTGAACGTTGTCGGCGGTGATTCGATTGATTATGTCGAAGTGCTGCGTAACAACGAAATCATTCACCGCCAGGATGTCTTCCCCCAATCCCAGACTACAGGTCGTTATAAAGTCTGTATCGAAATGGGCTGGGGTGAGCGCGATACATATACCGATTGGGATGTGACGCTTTCCGTCGCTGAAGGGCAAATCATCAGCGTAGAACCGCGTTTCCGTGGGATTGGCCCCACCGAACAAGATGCTGAAGGCCCTTTTGCCTTCTCTGAATGGGCGCAGCAAACGCCTGAGACGGTCTGCCTTAAGACGCGCACCTGGAAGAATGAATCCTTACATACCGCTAATACAGAATCCATCTGCCTTGAGATTGAAGGCAGCAGCGAAACGCACATCACGGCTCAGGTCAATGGTGTGCCGTATCAGCTATCCCTTGCGGACCTGATGCAGGGCGCGCAGACGTTTTATTTCGGTGGCTTCGTCTCTCCGTCGATCTGCTTTCATCGTGCCATCCCGCAAAGCGAATATAGCACTCAGTTCGAGTTAAACGACGTTCATAAGGACGCCCCAGGCCGTGATTGGTACACGGTGCGCGTCCGCCAACGGAATAATCAGTGGGCCTGGAGTTCCCCAATCTGGGTTGAACCCGCCCAATAA
- a CDS encoding ABC transporter substrate-binding protein, whose protein sequence is MRKVIALVLVLLLSLSTTAVFAQDEGIDCGTDEEVTITFVGDPVGTLPDAEQATIERFEELCPNITVERIDGPSSATDLLAQYLTAFEAESSDFDVIRVDVIWPGQLAEHLLDLKPYMPEEQYDAYLPSVITNDTVDGALVAAPLRIGFGLLYYRTDLLEKYGYEAPPATWDELAEMAQTIQDGEREEGNNEFWGYVWQGASYEGLTTNALEWQVSEGGGSIVSPEGEIQVYNDETIAAFERAAGWVDTISPPGVISYQEEDARAVWHAGNAAFMRNWPYAYTSTVESEAIDGNFEVAPLPAGASGTGAASLGGWHIGVSRYSANPEAAAAFAVYMTSMENMKEFSIDTSSPPAILALYDDADIQEAMPFASADIVEITTPRPSTVTAEDYNAVSTLYFTAVHSILTGEEDADVALELLELDLMELLGE, encoded by the coding sequence ATGCGTAAAGTTATCGCCCTGGTTCTGGTCCTTCTACTATCACTTTCTACAACTGCCGTTTTCGCGCAGGATGAAGGAATTGATTGTGGGACGGATGAAGAAGTTACAATTACTTTTGTCGGTGATCCGGTAGGTACGCTACCAGATGCAGAACAAGCCACCATTGAGCGCTTTGAAGAGCTATGCCCGAACATCACTGTTGAACGGATTGATGGCCCTTCCAGCGCGACAGACCTGTTGGCTCAGTATCTGACCGCCTTCGAAGCAGAAAGCAGCGATTTTGACGTCATCCGTGTGGACGTTATTTGGCCGGGCCAATTGGCTGAGCACCTGCTTGACCTGAAGCCGTATATGCCAGAAGAACAATACGATGCTTACCTGCCGTCCGTCATCACCAACGATACTGTTGATGGGGCTCTGGTAGCTGCGCCGCTGCGCATCGGCTTTGGTCTGCTGTACTATCGCACAGACCTGCTGGAAAAATACGGTTACGAGGCACCGCCTGCAACCTGGGATGAACTGGCCGAGATGGCCCAGACCATCCAGGATGGGGAACGTGAAGAAGGCAATAACGAATTCTGGGGTTACGTCTGGCAGGGTGCCTCTTATGAAGGCCTGACCACCAACGCCCTGGAATGGCAAGTTTCCGAAGGTGGCGGTTCCATCGTCAGCCCAGAAGGCGAAATCCAGGTTTATAACGACGAAACCATCGCCGCGTTTGAACGTGCGGCTGGTTGGGTGGATACGATCAGCCCGCCAGGCGTGATCTCTTATCAGGAAGAAGATGCCCGTGCTGTGTGGCATGCAGGTAATGCAGCCTTCATGCGCAACTGGCCCTATGCCTATACCTCCACTGTAGAAAGCGAAGCCATCGACGGTAACTTCGAAGTCGCACCACTGCCCGCAGGGGCTTCTGGTACGGGTGCCGCTTCACTCGGTGGCTGGCATATCGGCGTTTCTCGCTATTCAGCCAACCCTGAAGCTGCGGCTGCCTTCGCTGTGTACATGACCAGTATGGAAAACATGAAGGAATTCTCCATCGATACCTCGTCACCGCCAGCGATCTTGGCTCTGTACGATGATGCTGATATTCAGGAAGCCATGCCGTTCGCAAGCGCGGATATCGTAGAAATCACCACGCCGCGCCCCTCTACCGTCACGGCTGAAGACTATAACGCTGTTTCTACCCTGTACTTCACGGCAGTTCACTCCATCCTGACGGGTGAAGAAGACGCCGATGTTGCACTGGAACTGCTAGAACTCGACCTGATGGAATTGTTGGGTGAATAG
- a CDS encoding carbohydrate ABC transporter permease, with the protein MESARGQTNSESRYQSTALFYSILFILIGVAILIVFALTVANHPAIQSILNWQPTEESPQQPSLILAFLDRFGIVLPLLIIGLGTIYISIGARLRSRQIGAAKWAQIVLMWSSIGAAILAILNSINLIQTILARDGTGFTLSEALPVLFLIGLAVLLFIGFMMISRILDTVFAGNEALLNSETRFAWNLLIPTLLIVIMVAARPLEQTFIRSLTDKRFAGREVPNFVGLDNYANLLGIRFDTVPCRIDDETGGCVVRDDGSIRWESIDRTLLEDGYRTLSNIPLPGGEVAQSLAISGLDRDFLQGIRTTLVFTLFSVSLELIIGLSMAMIVNSDFRGRGFMRAVMLVPWAIPTVISARLWELMLKDTSAGIVNKVLMDLHVISMPQAWLSDPSLQIPAAIMVDVWKTAPFMALLLLAGLQTIPKDLYEAASVDGASRVRTFFNITLPLLRPTIGVALVFRTLDALRVFDLFNVLFGRQQLSMATYNYETLVNNQQDGYASAVSMIIFVLISIFAFVYVRLLNVETDS; encoded by the coding sequence ATGGAATCTGCACGGGGACAGACCAATTCAGAAAGTCGGTATCAATCTACGGCTCTTTTTTACAGCATTCTTTTTATACTGATTGGCGTTGCCATACTTATTGTATTTGCCTTGACTGTCGCGAATCATCCGGCGATCCAATCCATCCTGAATTGGCAGCCCACAGAAGAATCACCACAGCAACCTTCGCTGATTCTGGCTTTTCTGGATCGATTTGGCATCGTGCTGCCCCTGCTCATCATTGGCCTGGGGACGATATATATTTCAATCGGGGCGCGGCTGCGCTCTCGGCAGATTGGCGCTGCGAAGTGGGCCCAGATCGTGCTGATGTGGTCTAGCATTGGCGCGGCGATCCTGGCGATTTTAAACAGCATCAACCTGATCCAGACGATCCTGGCACGGGATGGCACCGGTTTCACACTCTCTGAGGCGCTGCCTGTTCTTTTTCTGATTGGCTTAGCCGTCCTATTGTTCATCGGCTTTATGATGATCAGCCGCATATTGGATACCGTCTTTGCCGGGAACGAAGCCCTGCTGAACTCAGAGACACGCTTTGCATGGAACCTGCTTATTCCGACGCTGCTGATTGTGATTATGGTTGCGGCGCGCCCCCTGGAGCAGACTTTCATCCGTAGCCTGACGGATAAGCGCTTTGCTGGGCGAGAGGTGCCGAACTTCGTCGGTTTAGATAATTATGCAAATCTACTCGGCATCCGCTTTGATACCGTCCCCTGCCGTATTGATGACGAAACGGGCGGCTGTGTCGTCCGGGACGATGGTTCAATCCGCTGGGAATCCATCGACCGCACCTTATTAGAAGACGGCTATCGGACCCTCAGCAATATTCCACTCCCTGGTGGGGAGGTCGCCCAATCACTAGCCATTAGCGGCCTGGACCGTGATTTCTTACAGGGCATCCGTACGACGCTCGTCTTTACGCTTTTTTCCGTCTCTCTGGAACTCATCATCGGCCTTTCTATGGCGATGATTGTCAACTCAGATTTTCGTGGACGAGGTTTTATGCGAGCGGTGATGCTGGTCCCCTGGGCGATCCCAACTGTGATTTCTGCAAGGTTATGGGAATTGATGCTCAAAGATACGAGCGCGGGTATCGTCAACAAAGTACTGATGGACTTACACGTCATTTCAATGCCGCAGGCGTGGCTTTCCGATCCATCTTTGCAGATTCCGGCGGCGATTATGGTCGATGTCTGGAAGACGGCCCCTTTTATGGCGCTCCTGCTGCTGGCTGGCTTGCAGACGATCCCCAAAGATTTGTATGAAGCGGCCTCCGTCGATGGGGCTTCGCGCGTGCGCACCTTCTTTAACATCACGCTGCCGCTGCTGCGGCCCACGATTGGCGTGGCGCTGGTCTTCCGTACATTGGATGCACTGCGTGTCTTTGACCTGTTCAACGTCTTATTCGGGCGTCAGCAGCTTTCAATGGCGACCTATAATTATGAAACGCTCGTCAACAATCAGCAGGATGGCTACGCTTCTGCAGTCAGTATGATTATTTTCGTGCTGATCTCCATCTTCGCCTTTGTGTACGTCCGCCTGTTGAATGTGGAGACTGATTCATGA